One window from the genome of Natronomonas pharaonis DSM 2160 encodes:
- the nadC gene encoding carboxylating nicotinate-nucleotide diphosphorylase, translating to MRIEQSQVERWLREDLGHHDVTNEVPGQTTGRLVATEPGVLAGLEAAAAVFEYLGVDIESRRSAGDAVEAGETVLRVSGAASDVLRGERVAVNIAGHASGVATKTRTAVERARAVAPDVAIAGTRKTTPGLRGVEKRAIAAGGGDTHRLDLSHMVMVKDNHIAEMGVETAIERFREQASFATQIEAEAETAEMAVAAAEAGADIVLLDNMSPSETADAAAAVPDGTLTEASGGITLNDVVDYAGTGVDIISLGSLTHSAGALDFSFRTGGDR from the coding sequence ATGCGGATTGAGCAGTCACAAGTCGAGCGGTGGCTCAGAGAGGACCTCGGCCACCACGACGTGACAAACGAGGTCCCCGGCCAGACGACGGGGCGGCTCGTCGCGACAGAGCCGGGCGTTCTCGCGGGGCTGGAAGCGGCCGCTGCCGTCTTCGAGTACCTCGGCGTCGACATCGAGAGCCGTCGGTCGGCAGGCGACGCTGTCGAGGCCGGCGAGACAGTACTCCGGGTTTCGGGGGCTGCAAGCGACGTGCTCCGCGGCGAGCGAGTCGCCGTCAACATCGCCGGCCACGCCAGCGGCGTCGCCACCAAGACCCGGACAGCCGTCGAACGGGCTCGGGCGGTTGCCCCGGACGTCGCTATCGCCGGCACGCGGAAGACGACGCCGGGACTGCGCGGTGTCGAAAAGCGGGCCATCGCGGCGGGCGGCGGCGACACCCACCGGCTCGACCTGTCGCACATGGTGATGGTGAAGGACAACCACATCGCCGAGATGGGCGTCGAAACAGCCATCGAACGCTTCCGCGAGCAGGCGTCTTTTGCGACGCAGATAGAGGCCGAGGCCGAGACGGCCGAGATGGCTGTCGCCGCTGCCGAAGCGGGAGCGGACATCGTCCTGCTCGACAATATGTCGCCGTCCGAGACGGCCGACGCAGCCGCGGCCGTGCCCGACGGAACGCTGACCGAGGCAAGCGGCGGTATCACGCTCAACGATGTCGTCGATTACGCCGGAACCGGCGTTGACATCATCTCTCTGGGGTCGCTGACCCATAGTGCCGGCGCGCTGGATTTCTCCTTCCGGACGGGCGGCGACCGGTAG
- a CDS encoding L-aspartate oxidase, whose product MTGEPRETELLVVGSGIAGCAAALAGARAGASVTLATKATRPEESTSYWAQGGIAVSRGDAEQFKRDIIAASDGLADETAVDVLVESADEAVEDVLVETLGVDFDGDDGHEYAREAAHSEPRILHVDAATGKHLLGPFMSHLESHDDVEILADTAALELVTAEGRVHGAMLEQNGEWAPCLAGATVLATGGVGACYGRTTNPPTAAGDGVAMAALAGADTADMEYVQFHPTAFAGEDGDDRGTFLLSEAVRGEGALLRNADGERFMPDYHEDAELAPRDVVARAVRAERERTGGVSLDVGPVDFEAEFPGLASACRDRGVDIEAGIPVAPAEHFLCGGVAVDTEGRTSLDQLYAVGECARTGVHGANRLASTSLLEGLVWGLRAGEAAAGNEPVAVEVPELRDSDPSLPDSFAEEKFIRLRRVMDDYVGIERTPSDLDRAAGVLRRLKGEIDAYIRTRTSRSLYELRNACIAALLITRAARENETSRGCHHLVEEAAADAD is encoded by the coding sequence ATGACAGGGGAGCCACGCGAGACCGAGCTACTCGTCGTCGGCAGCGGTATCGCCGGCTGTGCGGCGGCGCTTGCCGGTGCCCGCGCCGGCGCGTCGGTGACACTGGCAACGAAGGCCACCCGCCCCGAGGAGTCGACATCCTACTGGGCACAGGGCGGCATCGCCGTCTCCCGCGGCGACGCCGAGCAGTTCAAACGCGACATCATCGCCGCCAGTGACGGACTCGCTGACGAGACTGCTGTCGATGTGCTCGTCGAGTCGGCCGACGAGGCTGTCGAGGACGTACTCGTCGAGACGCTCGGCGTCGACTTCGACGGCGACGACGGACACGAGTACGCCCGCGAAGCAGCCCACAGCGAGCCGCGTATTCTCCACGTCGACGCCGCAACCGGCAAGCACCTGCTCGGGCCGTTCATGTCGCATCTCGAATCCCACGACGACGTCGAGATACTGGCCGACACCGCGGCGCTCGAACTCGTCACCGCGGAAGGCCGAGTCCACGGCGCGATGCTGGAGCAAAACGGCGAGTGGGCACCCTGTCTCGCCGGCGCGACGGTGCTGGCGACCGGCGGCGTCGGGGCCTGCTACGGCCGGACGACGAACCCACCGACGGCGGCCGGCGACGGCGTTGCGATGGCGGCGCTGGCCGGCGCTGACACCGCCGACATGGAGTACGTCCAGTTCCACCCGACCGCCTTTGCCGGCGAGGACGGCGACGACCGCGGAACGTTCCTGCTCAGCGAGGCCGTCCGTGGAGAGGGCGCGCTGCTGCGGAACGCCGACGGCGAACGGTTCATGCCGGACTATCACGAGGACGCCGAACTCGCGCCGCGGGATGTCGTCGCCCGCGCGGTCAGGGCGGAACGGGAACGGACCGGTGGGGTGTCTCTCGATGTCGGTCCGGTCGACTTCGAAGCCGAGTTCCCCGGTCTGGCGTCCGCATGCCGGGACCGCGGCGTCGATATCGAGGCCGGCATCCCGGTCGCACCGGCGGAACACTTCCTCTGTGGCGGCGTTGCTGTCGACACCGAGGGCCGGACCTCACTAGACCAGCTGTATGCGGTCGGCGAGTGTGCCCGAACCGGCGTTCACGGCGCGAACCGGCTGGCCTCGACGAGTCTGCTTGAAGGGCTCGTCTGGGGGCTCAGAGCGGGCGAGGCGGCAGCCGGCAACGAACCGGTGGCCGTCGAAGTGCCGGAGCTTCGGGACAGCGACCCGTCTCTTCCCGACAGCTTCGCCGAAGAGAAGTTCATCCGGCTGCGGCGCGTCATGGACGACTACGTGGGCATCGAGCGGACGCCTTCGGACCTCGACCGGGCGGCGGGTGTCCTCCGCCGGCTCAAGGGCGAAATCGACGCCTACATCCGAACCCGGACGAGTCGGTCGCTGTACGAACTCCGGAACGCGTGTATCGCCGCGCTGCTGATTACCCGCGCGGCCCGGGAAAACGAGACCTCGCGCGGGTGTCATCACCTCGTCGAGGAGGCTGCCGCGGATGCGGATTGA